Below is a genomic region from Anoplolepis gracilipes chromosome 1, ASM4749672v1, whole genome shotgun sequence.
atcctacgacaaaaatttgaaagtgggggtataattcccctttcgtaGCACGAGAGGATTTTTGGTCGTAGAATAAGAGGTTttgtagcataagagggtcatAGGATAAGAAGTCCGACTGTATCTGtcttatatctaataataatcaacATAAACATATCTATTCCTATACAACTTGAATTACTTAAAACATTCTAACTcctatagtaataatattgcatCTTTAACTCTAATTATCCTTTCCTTATCTAACAATCGCGAAAAAGTATTGTATTTATACAGCTGCAgtggaaaaatttataattgtatataattatacgcatatgaatatttaattttattgcaaaagtattttaaaatattacgcgaAATGTGGAATTGTATAGATATAAATGCTGAATTTCATCAGAAAtagtattctaaaatataaaacaatgaaataagaaatatttagaatgaaggatatattttttaaaaatgtcatgtcatttatttaaatgcaatAGATCTCTTTTCGATGAAATTATATCATTGTCATctgtaaataaagaaatttgacTGCAAACCTAGAAAAGTAAAtcaatcataaatttaatatataaattataaaactgttttttttgaGCATTTGAattgttgtatatatacacttgcaattttctaatactataattttcatccttatttttattgtatatacatatttttacacaattcaAAATTGTATTACCTTTTTATACAACCTTGTCAGTACAATAAAGGTGTGAACagtattcatttatttacattctctttatataaaaaagaaacaaattgggtacattattattgttataatgattaaaataattataaattaattagtctAATTCACAACAGTCAGTCTCTTTGCTTTCCGTGCATAATATCTTTGTAATGCCTCTTCGAATAATGGACCTATTGTTCTTTTTATCCAGATGGAAGATCTATCCTTCTTTTCAACAGATTTCTTTTCATCTTCAACTTCATCTTCTGAATCAATTTTCTTACTATCTTGAGGTATTTTTGgatctttctttatatttgtatctttatcCTTAACATCTATGTACGTGATATTTTCAACTGTAATCACATtacttttatctaatttttgttttttttcttctggTTCATATATTTCTGCTTTATCAGTATCTTTACTTGTTgatgaaacaatattttgatcTTGTTTTAACTCTTCTTTACTTGTTTCAGTTTCAGAATCAGATTCATATGTTTCTACCGCTCTTTGTCTATATTGTCTCGATTTTTTAGATCTGATAACTGCTCTTGGTATTTCGTCCGTTGTACTTCCCGTCTTATTCGCtgttgtattttcttttttttcatttttattacctgttgaatttttctcttcattttcCTCTTGCTCGATATTCCTTTCCATCTTATTGCTTTTATCTTCATTAATCTCATTCTTATTATCAACAGTTTGCTCATATAAATGACGGTAAAAACCTGACATATCTTGCTGCTTTGTCACATCTCCGATAGCTTCTAATCTACTCATTCTGGCTTCCTCCtcttccatttttttaaattcttccagCTTTGCTTTATACGCCGATGTAACAAAGCTCTCTTTATCTGCATACATCTCACCTTCTGCTTCACGTTCCTTCTGTATTATTCTCTCCATTCTATGCTCctgttctttctttcttcgttcAGCAGTTTGTAGAAGTTTCTGTATGTACCTAGGTTTCTTCTCCTTTTGCTTGCTGACTTCCGACTGACTTTTGCTCCGCTCCATATTGTCATACACTT
It encodes:
- the LOC140665763 gene encoding uncharacterized protein codes for the protein MANKQYGLLLAKKQQQKTTPKLSNVFGDDNASDEDDGTDWVRKALKAESEKNKMKKQTKLDIQKALNEDPTIYQYDEVYDNMERSKSQSEVSKQKEKKPRYIQKLLQTAERRKKEQEHRMERIIQKEREAEGEMYADKESFVTSAYKAKLEEFKKMEEEEARMSRLEAIGDVTKQQDMSGFYRHLYEQTVDNKNEINEDKSNKMERNIEQEENEEKNSTGNKNEKKENTTANKTGSTTDEIPRAVIRSKKSRQYRQRAVETYESDSETETSKEELKQDQNIVSSTSKDTDKAEIYEPEEKKQKLDKSNVITVENITYIDVKDKDTNIKKDPKIPQDSKKIDSEDEVEDEKKSVEKKDRSSIWIKRTIGPLFEEALQRYYARKAKRLTVVN